A stretch of the uncultured Cohaesibacter sp. genome encodes the following:
- a CDS encoding GIY-YIG nuclease family protein → MRLPDSFIKALQKQQIPAFSGAFDTIQDCPTEGGTYILLLQLDAAMPISRPRTAMLKPGLYAYIGSAYGPGGLRARLGRHLRPEKKLRWHIDQISTNTLDKFAYGWTDGNECDLRASLDANCPVAYPLPGFGSSDCRTCPSHLLQILA, encoded by the coding sequence ATGCGCCTGCCCGATAGCTTTATAAAAGCACTGCAAAAACAGCAGATCCCGGCATTTTCCGGTGCTTTTGACACCATTCAAGACTGTCCGACTGAGGGTGGAACCTATATCTTGCTGCTACAACTTGACGCTGCCATGCCCATCAGCCGCCCAAGGACAGCGATGCTGAAACCAGGTCTCTATGCCTATATAGGCAGCGCCTATGGTCCGGGTGGACTGCGTGCCCGCCTTGGCCGTCATTTGCGTCCAGAGAAAAAGCTGCGCTGGCATATCGATCAGATCTCAACCAACACCTTGGACAAATTTGCCTATGGCTGGACGGACGGCAACGAATGCGACTTGAGGGCCTCACTTGATGCAAATTGCCCTGTCGCCTACCCGCTGCCCGGCTTTGGCAGCTCGGACTGCCGCACCTGCCCGTCCCATCTGCTCCAGATCCTTGCCTGA
- a CDS encoding 2-isopropylmalate synthase, which produces MTDNIIIFDTTLRDGEQSPGASMTLEEKLQVARVLDEMGVDVIEAGFPIASNGDFEAVSEIAKVVKNSVVCGLARAGAKDIDRAGEAIKHANRGRIHTFISTSPLHMKFKLQMEPDRVYEKVIESVTRARNWTDDVEWSCEDGTRTEFEFMCRCVEAAINAGATTINIPDTVGYTTPDEIRSLFSRVIETVPNSDKAVFSTHNHNDLGMAVANSLAAVKGGARQIECTINGLGERAGNAALEEIVMAIRTRNDEYPYANNIKPKFLTRASKLVSAVSAFPVQYNKAIVGKNAFAHESGIHQDGMLKNAETYEIMKPEDVGVVGTDLVMGKHSGRHAFKKKLEELGYELGENALQDAFNRFKDLADKKKHIFDEDIEALVDTEVAGASEKIKVIGMTVIAGTGGVQKAIVTLDLDGTHVTKEATGDGPVDAIFNAIKQMITHDARLQLYQVSAVTAGTDAQAEVSCRLSENGTTVTGRSADTDTMVASAKAYVSALNKLMTRREKQIQNAQTSVD; this is translated from the coding sequence ATGACTGACAATATTATCATTTTTGACACCACCTTGCGCGATGGCGAACAATCTCCTGGCGCCTCCATGACGCTGGAAGAAAAGTTGCAGGTGGCGCGCGTCCTCGACGAGATGGGTGTCGATGTGATCGAGGCCGGTTTTCCAATCGCGTCGAATGGCGATTTCGAGGCCGTGTCCGAGATTGCCAAAGTGGTGAAAAATTCCGTGGTTTGTGGCTTGGCGCGCGCCGGTGCCAAGGATATCGACCGGGCGGGCGAAGCCATCAAACATGCCAATCGGGGCCGCATTCACACTTTCATTTCCACCAGCCCGCTGCATATGAAATTCAAATTGCAGATGGAGCCGGACCGGGTTTACGAGAAGGTGATCGAATCCGTCACCCGCGCCCGCAACTGGACCGACGATGTGGAATGGTCCTGTGAAGATGGCACCCGGACCGAATTTGAGTTCATGTGCCGTTGTGTTGAAGCGGCGATCAATGCGGGCGCCACGACCATCAATATTCCCGACACCGTTGGCTATACCACACCGGACGAAATCCGTTCGCTGTTCTCGCGGGTGATCGAGACGGTGCCAAATTCCGACAAGGCGGTGTTCTCGACCCATAACCACAATGATTTGGGTATGGCGGTCGCAAACTCCCTGGCTGCGGTCAAGGGCGGCGCGCGTCAGATTGAATGCACCATCAATGGCTTGGGCGAACGAGCCGGCAATGCTGCGTTGGAAGAGATCGTCATGGCGATCCGCACCCGCAATGATGAATATCCCTATGCCAACAATATCAAACCGAAGTTCCTGACCCGCGCATCCAAGCTGGTGTCTGCTGTGTCTGCCTTCCCGGTCCAGTATAACAAGGCGATTGTTGGCAAAAATGCCTTTGCCCATGAGTCTGGCATCCATCAGGACGGGATGCTGAAAAATGCTGAAACCTATGAAATCATGAAGCCCGAAGATGTGGGTGTTGTGGGCACCGATCTGGTGATGGGCAAGCATTCCGGTCGCCATGCTTTCAAGAAGAAGCTGGAAGAATTGGGCTATGAGTTGGGCGAGAATGCCTTGCAGGATGCCTTCAACCGCTTCAAGGATCTGGCCGACAAGAAAAAGCATATCTTCGATGAGGATATCGAAGCTTTGGTTGATACCGAGGTTGCAGGTGCATCCGAGAAGATCAAGGTGATCGGTATGACCGTGATTGCCGGTACTGGTGGCGTGCAGAAGGCAATCGTGACGCTGGATTTGGACGGCACCCATGTGACCAAGGAAGCGACGGGCGATGGTCCGGTGGATGCGATCTTCAATGCCATCAAACAGATGATCACCCATGATGCCCGTTTGCAGCTCTATCAAGTGAGCGCTGTGACCGCAGGCACCGATGCGCAGGCTGAAGTTTCCTGCCGTCTGAGCGAGAATGGCACCACTGTCACCGGTCGTTCGGCGGATACGGACACCATGGTCGCGTCGGCCAAGGCTTATGTTTCCGCCTTGAACAAGCTGATGACCCGCCGGGAAAAGCAGATCCAGAATGCGCAAACGAGCGTGGATTGA
- a CDS encoding acetolactate synthase 3 large subunit — MTRQMTGAEMVIQALKDQGVDHIFGYPGGAVLPIYDEIFQQEDIEHILVRHEQGAGHAAEGYARSTGKVGVLLVTSGPGATNAVTPLADALMDSIPLVCITGQVPTALIGSDAFQECDTSGVTRPCTKHNYLVRHIEDLSRILHEAFYVARSGRPGPVVVDIPKDVQFATGMYHGPSNISHKTYHPQVKGDLESVRRAVDMLLNAKKPIIYSGGGVINSGNEACQMLRELISLTGYPITSTLMGLGAYPASGDEWLGMLGMHGTYEANMAMHECDVMLCIGARFDDRITGRLDAFSPNSKKIHIDIDPSSINKIVQVDLAIVGDVGHVLEDMVRIWRASGKKPAKSETADWWEQIKIWRKRDCLAYRPNDDVIMPQYALQRLSEKIKGKDTYITTEVGQHQMWAAQFLGFEEPHRWMTSGGLGTMGYGFPAAMGVQTAHRDSLVIDIAGDASIQMTIQELSCCVQYNLPVKVMILNNEYMGMVRQWQQLLHGNRMSNSYVEAMPDFVKLAEAYGAHGIMCDHPDDLDAAIDEMIAHDGPVLFDCRVAKLANCFPMIPSGRAHNDMLLSEEAEDAEKIATAIGDAGKKLV; from the coding sequence ATGACACGTCAGATGACTGGTGCTGAAATGGTTATCCAAGCTCTGAAAGATCAGGGCGTTGACCATATCTTTGGCTATCCCGGGGGAGCGGTTCTCCCGATTTATGACGAGATTTTTCAGCAGGAAGACATTGAGCATATTCTGGTGCGCCACGAGCAGGGTGCAGGCCATGCGGCTGAAGGCTATGCCCGCTCCACCGGTAAAGTCGGCGTGCTATTGGTAACCTCCGGTCCGGGTGCCACCAATGCCGTGACCCCGCTGGCCGATGCGCTGATGGATTCCATTCCGCTCGTTTGCATCACCGGGCAGGTGCCCACCGCGCTGATTGGCAGTGACGCGTTTCAGGAATGCGACACGTCCGGCGTTACCCGTCCCTGCACCAAGCATAACTATCTGGTGCGTCATATCGAGGATCTGTCACGCATTCTGCATGAAGCCTTTTATGTCGCGCGCTCTGGCCGTCCGGGTCCGGTTGTTGTTGATATCCCTAAGGATGTCCAGTTTGCGACTGGCATGTATCATGGGCCGTCCAACATCAGTCACAAGACCTACCATCCTCAGGTCAAGGGCGATCTGGAAAGCGTTCGCCGCGCTGTCGACATGTTGCTCAATGCCAAGAAGCCGATCATTTATTCCGGCGGCGGTGTCATCAATTCGGGCAACGAAGCCTGTCAGATGCTGCGCGAGCTGATTTCCCTGACGGGCTATCCAATCACCTCGACGCTGATGGGATTGGGGGCTTATCCTGCATCCGGCGATGAGTGGCTCGGCATGTTGGGCATGCACGGCACTTATGAAGCCAATATGGCGATGCATGAATGTGATGTCATGTTGTGTATCGGTGCGCGGTTTGATGACCGCATCACCGGGCGTCTGGATGCCTTCTCGCCAAACTCAAAGAAGATCCATATCGATATTGACCCGTCCTCGATCAACAAGATCGTGCAGGTGGATCTGGCAATTGTTGGCGATGTCGGCCATGTGCTGGAAGACATGGTCCGCATCTGGCGGGCCAGCGGCAAAAAGCCTGCCAAGTCTGAAACTGCGGATTGGTGGGAACAGATCAAGATCTGGCGCAAGCGCGATTGCCTCGCCTATCGCCCAAATGATGATGTGATCATGCCGCAATATGCGTTGCAGCGCCTCAGTGAGAAGATCAAGGGCAAGGATACCTATATCACCACCGAGGTGGGCCAACACCAGATGTGGGCGGCGCAGTTCCTCGGGTTTGAAGAACCGCATCGCTGGATGACATCGGGCGGTCTTGGGACCATGGGCTATGGCTTCCCGGCTGCCATGGGGGTGCAAACTGCACACCGCGACAGTCTGGTGATTGACATTGCCGGTGATGCTTCGATCCAGATGACCATTCAGGAATTGTCCTGCTGTGTGCAGTATAACCTGCCGGTCAAGGTGATGATCCTCAACAACGAATATATGGGTATGGTGCGCCAGTGGCAGCAGCTGCTGCATGGCAACCGGATGTCAAATTCCTATGTTGAGGCGATGCCTGATTTCGTCAAGCTGGCAGAAGCCTATGGTGCCCATGGTATCATGTGTGATCATCCTGATGATCTGGATGCGGCGATTGACGAAATGATCGCTCATGACGGTCCGGTTCTGTTTGATTGCCGTGTGGCCAAGCTTGCCAACTGCTTCCCGATGATTCCGTCGGGTCGGGCACATAACGACATGTTGTTGTCTGAAGAAGCAGAGGATGCAGAAAAAATCGCAACCGCAATCGGAGACGCCGGCAAGAAGCTGGTCTGA
- a CDS encoding DMT family transporter — protein sequence MTSLVGIGLKLLATVLFAVMIAIVKHAAETTPTGEIVFARSFFALIPLIIMAVMQGDWRDCIRTAYPVLHVRRSLVGATAMFTWFAAVSMLPLPEATAISFLTPLMIVALAAIVLKEHVGIYRWSAVGIGFVGVLVILYPRFGEPIGDAGMLGAILAAVSTVFMAFAAILVRKMTKTEKNAAIMFYFFVTASAFSLVSLYWGWVVPDWPTMLMLVCAGLFGGVGQILTTQAYRLTEASLLASFDYVNMVWAVLMGIMLFDEYPSNTVLIGGAIVISAGLFVVERERRLGVARKADKLNKPL from the coding sequence ATGACTTCGCTCGTCGGTATTGGATTAAAGCTTTTGGCAACGGTGCTGTTTGCGGTGATGATCGCCATTGTCAAACATGCGGCTGAAACCACACCGACCGGGGAAATTGTGTTTGCCAGAAGCTTCTTTGCCCTGATCCCGCTGATCATCATGGCGGTGATGCAAGGGGACTGGCGTGATTGCATCCGCACGGCCTATCCAGTGCTGCATGTACGTCGATCATTGGTCGGTGCAACAGCGATGTTCACCTGGTTCGCAGCGGTCAGCATGTTGCCGTTGCCCGAAGCCACCGCGATTTCCTTTCTCACCCCTCTGATGATCGTTGCGCTGGCGGCGATTGTGCTGAAGGAACATGTCGGGATCTATCGCTGGAGTGCTGTCGGAATCGGATTTGTTGGCGTGTTGGTCATCCTCTATCCGCGGTTTGGGGAGCCCATTGGCGATGCGGGCATGCTTGGAGCGATCTTGGCGGCAGTCTCGACCGTGTTCATGGCTTTTGCAGCGATCCTTGTGCGCAAGATGACCAAGACGGAGAAGAATGCGGCGATCATGTTCTATTTCTTTGTCACTGCGTCGGCCTTCTCGCTGGTTTCTCTTTATTGGGGATGGGTGGTGCCGGACTGGCCAACCATGTTGATGCTCGTATGTGCGGGGCTATTCGGTGGGGTGGGACAGATCTTGACCACACAGGCCTATCGGTTGACCGAGGCGTCGCTGCTCGCCTCATTTGATTATGTCAATATGGTCTGGGCCGTGCTGATGGGGATCATGCTGTTTGATGAATATCCATCCAATACGGTTCTGATTGGGGGCGCCATCGTGATTTCAGCCGGTCTGTTCGTCGTCGAGCGTGAAAGGCGGTTGGGCGTGGCCCGTAAGGCGGATAAACTCAACAAGCCTCTGTAA
- the ilvN gene encoding acetolactate synthase small subunit, with amino-acid sequence MQQGSAYFIEEVSTVEETHTLSVLVDNEPGVLARVIGLFSGRGYNIDSLTVSETSHEEHISRITIVTTATPPVLQQIRSQLGRLIPVHEVADLSLSEIKPLERELALVKVTGLGEQRVEALRLADAFRASVIDATQEHFVFELTGRTQKIEQFITIMEPLGLVEVCRTGVIALRRGGDKT; translated from the coding sequence ATGCAACAGGGATCTGCCTATTTCATCGAAGAAGTCTCGACTGTGGAAGAAACGCACACTTTGTCGGTGCTCGTTGATAACGAGCCCGGCGTACTGGCCCGCGTTATTGGCCTTTTCTCCGGACGGGGCTATAACATTGACTCGTTGACTGTTTCGGAAACCTCGCACGAGGAGCATATCTCCCGTATTACCATCGTTACCACCGCAACGCCTCCGGTTCTGCAACAGATCCGCTCCCAGCTGGGACGGCTCATTCCGGTTCATGAGGTGGCTGATCTGTCTCTGAGTGAGATCAAGCCACTGGAGCGTGAATTGGCTCTGGTCAAAGTGACCGGCCTTGGCGAGCAACGGGTGGAAGCTCTGCGTCTGGCAGATGCTTTCCGCGCTTCGGTGATCGATGCAACGCAGGAGCATTTCGTCTTTGAGCTGACCGGACGGACACAGAAGATTGAGCAATTCATCACCATCATGGAACCGCTTGGCCTTGTCGAGGTGTGCCGGACCGGGGTGATTGCTCTGCGGCGCGGTGGGGACAAGACCTGA
- a CDS encoding pyridoxine 5'-phosphate synthase, protein MPMKTRLSVNVNAVAMLRNRRDLPWPSVTGLSRLALEAGAKGITVHPRPDERHIRRQDVRDLAEMIRGDFPGKELCLEGYPDERFLALCEEAKPDQVLFVPDDPAQTTSDHGWDFEANDALLRASVARMKKAGMRVSLFVDPIASQPAKAAAVGADRIEIYTGPYGACYDDPAAEKACIDALVETAEAARVAGLAVNAGHDLTPENLPALIERVPYIEEVSIGHGFVADALIYGFAESVRRFQVSMGEL, encoded by the coding sequence ATGCCAATGAAAACGCGACTGAGTGTCAATGTGAATGCGGTTGCCATGCTGCGCAACCGACGCGACCTGCCATGGCCAAGTGTAACGGGCTTGTCCCGGTTGGCACTGGAGGCGGGAGCCAAGGGCATCACGGTGCATCCACGCCCCGATGAACGCCATATTCGCCGACAGGATGTGCGGGATCTGGCCGAGATGATCAGAGGTGACTTCCCGGGCAAGGAACTATGCCTTGAAGGGTATCCGGACGAGCGCTTTCTTGCCCTGTGCGAGGAAGCCAAGCCTGATCAGGTGCTCTTCGTGCCCGATGATCCGGCGCAGACGACCTCGGACCATGGCTGGGATTTTGAAGCCAACGACGCCTTGCTCCGGGCAAGTGTCGCGCGGATGAAAAAAGCCGGAATGCGGGTTTCATTGTTTGTCGACCCCATTGCCTCCCAACCAGCCAAGGCGGCGGCAGTCGGGGCGGACCGGATCGAGATCTATACCGGTCCCTATGGGGCCTGCTATGATGATCCGGCGGCGGAAAAGGCCTGTATTGATGCGCTGGTAGAGACGGCAGAAGCGGCGCGTGTCGCTGGGCTGGCGGTCAATGCCGGGCACGATCTGACGCCGGAGAATCTGCCGGCTCTGATCGAGCGGGTGCCTTATATCGAGGAAGTCTCTATTGGCCATGGCTTCGTGGCCGATGCGCTGATTTACGGATTTGCCGAAAGCGTGCGGCGCTTTCAGGTCTCTATGGGTGAGCTTTAG
- a CDS encoding PhzF family phenazine biosynthesis protein translates to MSKSARRYSILDVFTDKALAGNPLAVVLDSDGLSDEQMLKIAKEFNLSETVFVCAPDNPAHNASVRIFTPGLELPFAGHPTVGTAVLLGMERYSDLTDDMDCMVVLEEKIGLVRCMVKIVHDGCGEAVFELPKLAEPVAMSLGSKDEIAAALGLHIEDIGFENHVPTVYSAGVPFAMVPLKNLDAVQRARPVMPSWSTAFGSHEHNDAFVYSRETVKHTSNFHSRMFAPGMGIAEDPATGAAVAAFSGVIHKFDRPVKGTNSYVIEQGFELGRPSIIHLELDIEGDAAKAARIGGKAVQIASGELYV, encoded by the coding sequence ATGTCCAAATCCGCAAGACGCTATTCTATCCTTGATGTTTTTACCGATAAGGCTTTGGCGGGAAATCCGCTGGCGGTGGTTCTGGACAGCGACGGTCTGTCGGACGAACAAATGTTGAAGATTGCCAAGGAATTCAATCTCTCCGAGACGGTCTTTGTCTGTGCGCCGGACAATCCGGCTCACAATGCATCAGTACGGATTTTCACGCCCGGGCTGGAACTTCCCTTTGCGGGCCATCCAACGGTGGGTACGGCGGTGCTGCTGGGCATGGAGAGATATTCTGATTTGACGGACGATATGGATTGCATGGTGGTGCTTGAGGAAAAGATCGGGCTGGTCCGGTGCATGGTCAAGATCGTTCATGATGGGTGTGGAGAGGCCGTGTTTGAATTGCCCAAACTGGCAGAACCGGTGGCAATGTCCCTTGGCTCGAAGGATGAGATTGCGGCCGCTCTGGGATTGCATATCGAGGATATCGGTTTTGAAAATCACGTACCAACGGTCTATTCCGCAGGTGTTCCCTTTGCGATGGTGCCGTTGAAGAATCTCGATGCGGTTCAAAGGGCGCGCCCTGTCATGCCGAGCTGGAGCACCGCTTTCGGTTCGCATGAGCATAATGACGCGTTTGTCTATAGTCGCGAGACTGTGAAGCATACATCAAACTTCCACAGCCGGATGTTTGCGCCGGGCATGGGGATTGCCGAGGATCCGGCAACCGGAGCGGCGGTTGCTGCTTTCTCCGGCGTGATCCATAAATTTGATCGACCCGTCAAGGGCACCAATTCCTATGTGATCGAACAGGGCTTCGAACTTGGGCGGCCATCGATCATTCATCTGGAACTGGATATTGAAGGCGATGCCGCCAAAGCCGCACGGATTGGCGGCAAGGCCGTGCAGATTGCGTCAGGCGAGCTTTATGTTTGA
- a CDS encoding DMT family transporter, whose product MLFVSMACFAISVAMIKLLGQRLHVAEIIAIRQVFMVLTLVPAVRQARLDHWILRRVDLLLLRSSIAFFSILTGFTAIIHLPLATATTLSFSRTFFITVFAVLILKESVGARRIGALLVGFVGILIIARPMELINQGLSGFDINILLAVISAAGVGIGQIIVRLQARADVPVLMVTWQAVLIGLAMAPIAYYNWVTPTWQEFGILALVGILTSFAQWTMVYAFKITEATFLAPFDYFRLVLTTLIGWLIFNEWPDSFTWLGAAIIFLSTFYIMRREASLKRKRPKPVIMK is encoded by the coding sequence ATGCTGTTTGTTTCCATGGCATGCTTCGCCATAAGCGTTGCCATGATCAAGCTGTTGGGACAAAGACTGCATGTGGCTGAAATCATCGCCATCCGACAGGTCTTCATGGTACTGACCTTGGTGCCTGCGGTCCGTCAAGCCCGTCTCGATCACTGGATCCTGCGGCGGGTGGATCTGTTGTTGTTGCGCAGCTCGATTGCCTTTTTCTCGATCCTGACAGGCTTCACCGCGATCATTCACCTGCCGCTCGCCACCGCCACCACGCTAAGCTTCAGCCGCACCTTCTTTATCACCGTCTTTGCAGTTCTGATCCTCAAGGAAAGCGTTGGGGCCCGCAGAATTGGTGCACTTCTTGTTGGCTTTGTCGGCATTCTGATCATTGCCCGTCCCATGGAACTGATCAATCAAGGCCTTTCAGGCTTTGACATCAATATCCTGCTGGCGGTCATTTCAGCCGCAGGGGTCGGCATCGGCCAGATCATTGTGCGCCTTCAGGCACGGGCCGATGTCCCGGTGCTGATGGTCACTTGGCAAGCAGTGCTGATCGGCTTGGCCATGGCACCGATCGCCTACTATAATTGGGTCACCCCCACATGGCAGGAATTTGGGATTTTGGCTCTGGTTGGCATTCTGACGAGCTTTGCCCAATGGACAATGGTCTATGCCTTCAAGATCACCGAAGCCACCTTCCTCGCTCCGTTTGACTATTTCCGGCTGGTACTCACCACCCTGATTGGCTGGCTGATCTTCAATGAATGGCCGGATTCCTTCACGTGGCTGGGTGCCGCCATCATTTTCCTCTCCACCTTCTACATCATGCGCCGAGAAGCCAGCCTGAAGCGAAAACGGCCAAAGCCCGTCATCATGAAATGA
- a CDS encoding DUF465 domain-containing protein: MFHEMHKLREEFPEDLEKLQALLVDDDDFLRLAAEYSKVNDAIIKIEHEEHHASDFHLEELKKTRLTLLDQVSERLQQ; this comes from the coding sequence ATGTTTCACGAAATGCACAAGCTTCGGGAGGAGTTTCCTGAGGATCTTGAGAAATTGCAAGCCCTTCTGGTCGATGATGACGATTTCCTGAGGCTTGCAGCTGAATATTCAAAAGTGAATGATGCTATTATCAAGATTGAGCATGAAGAACATCATGCGTCTGATTTTCATTTGGAGGAACTGAAGAAAACGCGCCTTACACTGCTGGACCAGGTTTCTGAGCGATTGCAACAATAG
- a CDS encoding MOSC domain-containing protein codes for MTQSSGTVFAVCASDHHGFSKDPKEEIRLLAGLGVEGDAHMGETVKHRSRVRVDPTQPNLRQVHLIHRELFDEVAEQGFTVTQGDMGENITTCGIDLLALPTGTLITIGDEAEVELTGLRNPCQQIENWQPGLLSAVLVKGEDGRLIRKSGVMGIVRKGGLVKPGDQLEVILPAEPHKPLERV; via the coding sequence ATGACCCAATCCAGTGGAACTGTCTTTGCTGTTTGTGCCAGCGATCATCATGGTTTCTCAAAGGATCCAAAAGAGGAAATCCGCCTGTTGGCTGGACTGGGTGTGGAAGGGGATGCTCATATGGGCGAGACGGTGAAGCATCGCTCGCGGGTCCGGGTTGACCCTACTCAACCCAATCTGCGTCAGGTGCATCTGATTCATAGAGAATTGTTTGATGAGGTTGCCGAACAGGGCTTCACCGTAACGCAAGGGGATATGGGCGAGAATATCACAACGTGCGGCATTGATCTGTTGGCGCTTCCGACGGGAACGCTCATCACCATTGGTGATGAGGCCGAGGTGGAGCTGACCGGCTTGCGCAATCCCTGCCAGCAGATTGAAAATTGGCAGCCCGGTTTGCTCTCGGCGGTGCTTGTGAAGGGCGAGGATGGTCGCTTGATCCGCAAGTCCGGTGTCATGGGCATCGTGCGCAAAGGTGGGTTGGTCAAGCCCGGTGATCAGCTCGAGGTCATTCTGCCTGCAGAGCCCCACAAGCCGCTGGAGCGGGTCTAA
- a CDS encoding Asp/Glu racemase: MVERLAFLHTADSNVEPFDAAALAAGFGASRHQVRSDLLARATEEGGVSAALEADVEAALDEELSKADLVFLTCSSIGAVADKMQEQGLPIQRTDKVLADAVLADALALPKGASVAVLVVAPTSIGPTSNLFKAQQSAMKAEGVPLDVTLVPDVWNDFLAGDMARYLEGLKQAIVRFAAANPSYTHIALAQASMSKAAEGVDVGGASLWTIPSATKAYLAKLKQG; this comes from the coding sequence ATGGTTGAGAGATTGGCTTTTCTGCATACCGCAGACAGCAATGTGGAACCCTTTGATGCGGCAGCGCTCGCTGCTGGATTTGGCGCCTCCCGACATCAGGTGCGCTCTGACCTGCTGGCGCGTGCGACAGAAGAGGGCGGCGTCAGTGCCGCGCTTGAAGCTGATGTCGAGGCCGCGCTGGATGAGGAATTGTCCAAGGCCGATCTGGTGTTTCTGACCTGTTCGAGCATCGGGGCCGTCGCCGACAAGATGCAGGAGCAGGGGCTGCCAATTCAACGCACCGACAAGGTGTTGGCCGATGCCGTGTTGGCCGATGCGCTCGCTTTGCCAAAGGGGGCGTCAGTTGCGGTACTGGTGGTCGCCCCGACGAGCATTGGGCCCACAAGCAACCTGTTCAAGGCGCAACAAAGTGCGATGAAGGCAGAGGGCGTTCCTCTGGATGTAACGTTGGTGCCTGACGTGTGGAATGATTTTCTGGCAGGCGATATGGCACGTTACCTGGAGGGTTTGAAACAGGCCATTGTCCGTTTCGCTGCGGCCAATCCGTCCTACACCCATATTGCGCTGGCCCAAGCCTCGATGAGCAAAGCGGCTGAGGGTGTTGATGTTGGGGGCGCTTCGCTCTGGACCATTCCATCGGCGACCAAGGCCTATCTGGCCAAGTTGAAGCAAGGCTAG
- the ilvC gene encoding ketol-acid reductoisomerase — MRVYYDRDADINLIKGKNVAIVGYGSQGHAHALNLRDSGVANLAIALREDSSSRKKAEAEGLKCMTVAEASAWADVVMMLTPDELQADIYYADMHKNMKEGALLLFAHGLNVHFNLIEPRADIDVAMVAPKGPGHTVRGEYLRGAGVPTLIAIAQNATGNAHDLALSYASANGGGRAGVIETSFKEECETDLFGEQAVLCGGAVELMRAGFETLVEAGYAPEMAYFECVHEMKLIVDLIYEGGIANMNYSISNTAEYGEYVTGPRVITSDTKAEMKKVLTDIQDGTFVRNWMLENKVNQTSFKAVRARNDAHQVEEVGAKLREMMPWIKEKAMVDKEKN; from the coding sequence ATGCGCGTATATTATGATCGCGATGCTGACATCAATCTTATCAAAGGCAAGAATGTTGCCATCGTTGGTTACGGCTCTCAGGGCCATGCTCACGCTCTGAACCTGCGTGATTCCGGCGTTGCCAATCTCGCCATCGCCCTGCGTGAGGATTCTTCTTCCCGCAAGAAAGCCGAAGCAGAAGGTCTCAAATGCATGACTGTTGCCGAGGCGTCTGCTTGGGCTGACGTTGTCATGATGCTGACGCCAGATGAGCTGCAGGCTGACATCTATTATGCCGACATGCATAAGAATATGAAAGAAGGCGCTCTGCTGCTGTTTGCTCATGGTTTGAATGTTCACTTCAACCTGATCGAGCCACGCGCTGATATCGACGTTGCCATGGTGGCTCCAAAGGGTCCTGGCCATACCGTTCGCGGTGAATATCTGCGCGGCGCTGGCGTGCCAACCCTGATCGCCATTGCTCAGAACGCAACCGGCAACGCCCATGATCTGGCTCTGTCCTATGCATCCGCCAATGGTGGTGGCCGTGCTGGCGTCATCGAAACCTCCTTCAAGGAAGAGTGCGAGACCGACCTCTTCGGCGAACAGGCTGTTCTGTGTGGCGGTGCGGTAGAGCTGATGCGCGCCGGTTTTGAAACGCTTGTTGAAGCTGGCTATGCTCCCGAAATGGCTTACTTCGAATGCGTTCACGAAATGAAGCTGATTGTTGACCTGATCTATGAAGGCGGCATCGCGAACATGAACTACTCCATCTCCAACACCGCTGAATATGGTGAATATGTCACCGGTCCACGGGTGATCACGTCGGATACCAAGGCAGAGATGAAGAAAGTTCTGACCGACATTCAGGACGGCACCTTCGTGCGCAACTGGATGCTTGAAAACAAGGTCAACCAGACCTCGTTCAAGGCCGTGCGTGCGCGCAACGATGCCCATCAGGTCGAGGAAGTCGGCGCCAAGTTGCGTGAGATGATGCCTTGGATCAAAGAAAAAGCCATGGTTGACAAAGAAAAGAACTAG